The following proteins come from a genomic window of Salvia hispanica cultivar TCC Black 2014 chromosome 4, UniMelb_Shisp_WGS_1.0, whole genome shotgun sequence:
- the LOC125222947 gene encoding scopoletin glucosyltransferase-like, with translation MKQLHLVLFPSMAHGHMIPMLEMAKLFITRGLKATIIATPSFSAPITKAQNSGLDVGLVLTPFPPQGSSLPHNIISFDQMTDPDLTSKFLRAMELLQEPVEAILQDLRPDCLVSDMFLPWSADSAAKFGIPRLAFYGTSFFSRCVSEQIEVHKPFNSVTSDSEPFLLPGLPHEITLLRSQISPFFLQESDNDFAKLFKKMNEAWEKTYGEVVNSFNELESAYANHYKNVIGRKAWEIGPLLLCNNTSNKIQQRGKESAIDEHECLAWLDSKKPNTVVYVCAGSVATFSHAQLRETAAGLEASGQNFIWVVRKSKEEDEDWLPLGFEERVGNRGLIIRGWAPQVMILNHAAVGAFVTHCGWNSTLEGVCAGVPMVTWPVFAEQFFNEKLVTEVLGTGVSVGNKRWILRESEGVERDAVARALEEVMVGGGAEERRRRAENYKEMAKKAVEEGGSSYNNLNDLIEELSNYVAPTKQYTN, from the coding sequence ATGAAACAACTACACCTTGTCCTCTTCCCATCCATGGCTCACGGCCACATGATCCCCATGCTCGAGATGGCGAAGCTCTTCATCACAAGAGGCCTCAAAGCCACCATCATCGCCACCCCTTCCTTCTCCGCTCCCATCACCAAAGCCCAAAACTCGGGCCTCGATGTCGGCCTCGTCCTCACCCCATTCCCTCCACAGGGCTCCTCCCTTCCCCACAACATCATCTCTTTCGACCAAATGACCGATCCCGATCTCACCTCCAAATTCCTCCGGGCCATGGAGCTGCTGCAGGAGCCCGTCGAGGCAATCCTGCAAGACCTCCGCCCTGACTGCCTCGTCTCGGACATGTTCCTCCCGTGGAGTGCCGACTCTGCAGCCAAATTCGGAATCCCACGCCTGGCCTTCTACGGGACCAGCTTCTTCTCGCGGTGTGTGTCCGAGCAGATCGAGGTCCACAAACCGTTCAACAGCGTGACGTCGGATTCAGAGCCGTTTCTCTTGCCCGGTCTTCCTCACGAAATCACGCTTTTGAGATCGCAGATTTCTCCGTTTTTTCTTCAAGAAAGTGATAATGACTTCGCAAAACtgtttaagaaaatgaatgaGGCTTGGGAGAAGACGTATGGAGAGGTTGTGAATAGCTTCAACGAGCTCGAATCCGCTTATGCCAATCACTACAAGAACGTTATCGGGAGGAAGGCGTGGGAGATTGGCCCTCTTCTTCTATGCAACAACACCAGCAACAAGATTCAGCAGAGAGGAAAGGAATCCGCCATCGATGAGCACGAGTGCTTGGCTTGGCTCGACTCCAAGAAGCCGAATACCGTCGTCTATGTGTGTGCAGGCAGTGTCGCCACCTTCAGCCACGCGCAGCTGCGCGAGACCGCAGCAGGGCTGGAGGCGTCCGGGCAAAATTTCATTTGGGTCGTGAGGAAAAGcaaagaagaagacgaggatTGGCTGCCACTAGGTTTCGAGGAGAGAGTGGGGAACAGAGGGCTGATCATAAGGGGGTGGGCTCCTCAGGTGATGATTCTCAATCATGCGGCGGTGGGGGCCTTTGTGACGCACTGTGGGTGGAACTCGACCCTGGAAGGGGTGTGTGCAGGCGTGCCAATGGTGACATGGCCGGTGTTCGCAGAGCAGTTTTTCAATGAGAAGCTGGTGACGGAGGTTTTGGGGACTGGGGTTTCTGTTGGTAATAAGAGGTGGATTCTTAGGGAGAGCGAGGGAGTCGAGCGGGACGCGGTGGCGAGGGCATTGGAGGAGGTTATGGTGGGAGGAGGAGCGGAGGAGAGGAGAAGGAGAGCTGAGAACTATAAGGAAATGGCGAAGAAGGCCGTTGAAGAAGGTGGATCTtcatataataatttgaatgatCTCATTGAAGAATTGAGCAACTATGTTGCTCCCACCAAACAATACACAAATTAG
- the LOC125218668 gene encoding scopoletin glucosyltransferase-like, translating into MKQLHIVLIPTMAHGHMIPMLDMAKLFISRGLKATIIATPSFSAPITQAQLSGFDIGLAITPFPPQGSSLPQNIVSFNQITDPDCTTSIFRAMELLQEPVEEILQDLRPDCLVSDMFLPWTADSAAKFRIPRLAFYCTSYVTRCLSEQIENSKAFNNVTEETILVPGLPHQLEFEVSQLCPFFLEETANDFTEMLEKMNESWKKTYGEVVNSFNELESAYANHYKNVIGRKAWEIGPLPLCNKIQQRGKESAIDEHECLAWLDSKRPNTVVYVCAGDTATFSRAQLRETAAGLEASGQHFIWVVRKNEDDDEDWVALGFEERVRNRGLIIRGWAPQVMILSHAAVGAFVTHCGWNSILEGVCAGVPMVTWPVLADHFFNEKLVTEVLGTGVSVGNKRYMMRESEGVERDAVARAVEEVMVGGGAAEMRRRAQNYKEMAKKAVQEAGSSYNSLNALIEELTNYVAPTIQDTD; encoded by the coding sequence ATGAAGCAACTACACATTGTCCTCATCCCAACCATGGCTCACGGCCATATGATCCCCATGCTTGATATGGCTAAGCTTTTCATCTCAAGAGGCCTCAAAGCCACCATCATCGCCACCCCTTCCTTCTCCGCCCCCATCACCCAAGCCCAACTCTCGGGCTTCGACATCGGCCTCGCCATCACCCCATTCCCTCCACAGGGCTCCTCCTTGCCCCAAAACATCGTCTCTTTCAACCAAATCACCGATCCCGATTGCACCACCAGCATCTTCCGGGCCATGGAGCTGCTGCAGGAGCCCGTCGAGGAAATCCTGCAAGACCTCCGCCCTGACTGCCTCGTCTCCGACATGTTCCTGCCGTGGACGGCCGACTCTGCTGCCAAATTCCGAATCCCGCGCCTCGCCTTCTACTGCACCAGCTACGTCACGCGGTGCTTGTCAGAGCAAATCGAGAACAGCAAAGCCTTCAACAACGTGACAGAGGAGACGATTCTCGTGCCCGGTCTTCCTCACCAGCTCGAGTTTGAAGTATCGCAGCTTTGTCCGTTTTTCCTTGAAGAAACTGCGAATGACTTCACTGAAATGCTGGAGAAAATGAATGAGTCTTGGAAGAAGACGTACGGAGAGGTTGTTAATAGCTTCAACGAGCTCGAGTCCGCTTATGCCAATCACTACAAGAATGTAATTGGGAGGAAGGCGTGGGAGATAGGCCCTCTTCCGCTATGCAACAAGATTCAGCAGAGAGGAAAGGAATCCGCCATCGATGAGCATGAGTGCTTGGCTTGGCTCGACTCCAAGAGGCCGAACACCGTCGTCTACGTATGCGCCGGCGACACCGCCACCTTCAGCAGAGCGCAGCTGCGCGAGACCGCAGCAGGGCTGGAGGCGTCCGGGCAACATTTCATCTGGGTAGTGAGGAAAAACGAAGACGACGACGAGGATTGGGTGGCGCTAGGGTTCGAGGAGAGAGTGAGGAACAGAGGGCTGATCATAAGGGGGTGGGCCCCTCAAGTGATGATTCTCAGTCATGCTGCGGTGGGGGCTTTTGTGACGCACTGTGGATGGAACTCGATTCTGGAGGGGGTGTGCGCGGGCGTGCCGATGGTGACGTGGCCGGTGTTAGCGGATCATTTTTTCAATGAGAAGCTGGTGACGGAGGTTTTGGGGACTGGGGTTTCGGTTGGGAATAAGAGGTATATGATGAGGGAGAGCGAGGGAGTGGAACGGGACGCGGTGGCGAGGGCAGTGGAGGAGGTTATGGTGGGCGGAGGAGCGGCGGAGATGAGAAGGAGAGCTCAGAATTATAAGGAAATGGCGAAGAAGGCCGTTCAAGAAGCTGGATCTTCTTACAATAGTTTGAATGCTCTCATTGAAGAATTGACAAACTATGTTGCTCCTACCATACAAGACACAGATTag